In one Bradyrhizobium cosmicum genomic region, the following are encoded:
- the ugpE gene encoding sn-glycerol-3-phosphate ABC transporter permease UgpE translates to MVEEEGFRRYVAHFILWIGIAVVAFPVYIAIIASTQDNALIANGQMSLLPGGHFLETYYQTIFVGTSGSTREPVGNMMLNSLVMALAIAIGKIAISIISAYAIVYFRFPFRMPIFWIIFITLMLPVEVRIYPTYKIVADLHMLDSYAGLALPLIASATATLLFRQFFMTVPDELLEASRIDGAGPLRFFWDTLLPLSRTNMAALFVILFILGWNQYLWPLLITTRDDMQTIQVGIRKMITTTDALTEWPIVMATAVLAMLPPVFVVVVMQKLFVRGLVETEK, encoded by the coding sequence ATGGTCGAGGAAGAGGGCTTCCGGCGCTACGTCGCCCATTTCATCCTCTGGATCGGGATCGCGGTCGTCGCGTTTCCGGTCTACATCGCGATCATCGCCTCGACGCAGGACAACGCGCTGATCGCCAACGGGCAGATGTCGCTGCTGCCGGGCGGGCATTTCCTCGAGACCTACTACCAGACCATCTTCGTCGGCACGAGCGGCTCGACCCGCGAGCCCGTCGGCAACATGATGCTGAACTCGCTGGTGATGGCGCTGGCGATCGCGATCGGCAAGATCGCGATCTCGATCATCTCGGCCTACGCGATCGTGTATTTCCGCTTTCCGTTCCGGATGCCGATCTTCTGGATCATCTTCATCACGCTGATGCTGCCGGTCGAGGTGCGCATCTATCCGACTTACAAGATCGTCGCCGACCTCCACATGCTCGACAGCTATGCTGGCCTCGCGCTGCCGCTGATCGCGTCGGCGACGGCGACGTTGCTGTTCCGCCAGTTCTTCATGACCGTGCCGGATGAGCTGCTGGAGGCGTCGCGCATCGACGGCGCCGGCCCGTTGCGCTTCTTCTGGGATACGCTGCTGCCGCTGTCGCGCACCAACATGGCGGCGCTGTTCGTGATCCTCTTCATCCTCGGCTGGAATCAGTATCTCTGGCCGCTGCTGATCACCACGCGCGACGACATGCAGACCATCCAGGTCGGCATCCGCAAGATGATCACCACCACCGACGCGCTGACCGAATGGCCGATCGTGATGGCGACTGCCGTGCTGGCGATGCTGCCGCCGGTGTTCGTCGTCGTCGTGATGCAGAAACTGTTCGTGCGCGGCCTGGTCGAGACCGAGAAGTAA
- a CDS encoding ribonuclease D: MTVRLHRGDLPDLSRYTNAVAIDTETMGLNPHRDRLCVVQLSPGDGSADVVQIPQGHTDAPNLKALLANPAITKIFHFARFDVAVLYQTFGVMTGPIYCTKIASRLVRTYTDRHGLKDLVREVLNVDLSKQQQSSDWGSDSLTEPQLAYAASDVLHLHALRERLDAMLVREGRTALAKACFDFLPTRCLLDLQGWEEEDIFAHS, encoded by the coding sequence ATGACCGTACGCCTGCATCGCGGCGATTTGCCCGACCTGTCCCGCTACACCAATGCGGTGGCGATCGACACCGAGACCATGGGGCTGAACCCGCACCGCGACCGGCTCTGCGTGGTGCAGCTCTCTCCCGGCGACGGCAGCGCCGACGTGGTGCAGATTCCCCAGGGTCACACCGACGCGCCGAACCTGAAGGCGCTGCTGGCCAATCCAGCGATCACCAAGATCTTCCACTTTGCGCGGTTCGACGTTGCGGTGCTGTACCAGACCTTCGGCGTCATGACCGGGCCGATCTACTGCACCAAGATCGCCTCGCGCCTCGTCCGCACCTATACCGACCGCCATGGCCTCAAGGACCTCGTGCGCGAGGTGCTCAACGTCGACCTCTCCAAGCAGCAGCAATCCAGCGACTGGGGTTCCGACAGCCTGACCGAGCCGCAGCTCGCCTACGCCGCCTCCGACGTGCTGCATCTGCACGCCCTGCGCGAGCGGCTCGATGCCATGCTGGTCCGGGAAGGCCGCACCGCGCTGGCCAAGGCCTGTTTCGACTTCCTGCCGACCCGCTGCCTGCTCGACCTGCAGGGCTGGGAGGAAGAGGACATTTTCGCGCATTCCTGA
- the lptB gene encoding LPS export ABC transporter ATP-binding protein translates to MVDLFSMFRRRPAKRGRQGFARQDITALGDGIGGLVASPVRDAPPIARDQPMHAPDQFQAEPPRAQAPQPVRAASRSNGAGGPQLLKRPGFLAVHSVEKSFGSRQVVRGVSIYVRRGEAVGLLGPNGAGKTTVFYMITGLIKPDRGAIELDGHDVTKLPMYQRARLGIGYLPQEASIFRGLTVEQNIRAVLEVVEPSRKQREKQLDSLLDEFNITRLRKSPSIALSGGERRRVEIARALATRPNYMLLDEPFAGIDPIAVGDIQDLVRHLTNRGIGVLITDHNVRETLGLTDRAYIVYAGEILTEGSPDEIVADPDVRRLYLGEEFRL, encoded by the coding sequence ATGGTCGATCTTTTCAGCATGTTCCGTCGGCGCCCCGCCAAACGCGGCCGGCAAGGATTTGCGCGTCAGGACATCACCGCGCTCGGTGACGGCATCGGCGGTCTCGTGGCCAGCCCTGTCAGGGACGCGCCGCCGATCGCCCGTGACCAGCCGATGCATGCGCCCGACCAGTTCCAGGCGGAGCCGCCGCGGGCCCAGGCGCCTCAGCCCGTCAGGGCCGCCAGCCGGTCCAACGGCGCCGGCGGGCCGCAGTTGCTGAAGCGGCCGGGCTTCCTGGCTGTGCATAGCGTGGAAAAGAGTTTCGGCAGCCGCCAGGTGGTGCGCGGCGTCAGCATCTATGTGCGCCGCGGCGAAGCGGTCGGTCTGCTCGGCCCGAACGGCGCCGGCAAGACCACCGTGTTTTATATGATCACCGGCCTGATCAAGCCCGATCGCGGCGCGATCGAGCTCGACGGCCACGACGTCACCAAGCTGCCGATGTATCAGCGCGCCCGGCTCGGCATCGGCTATCTGCCGCAGGAAGCCTCGATCTTCCGTGGCCTCACGGTCGAGCAGAACATCCGCGCCGTGCTCGAAGTGGTCGAGCCCTCGCGCAAGCAGCGCGAGAAGCAACTCGATTCGCTGCTCGACGAATTCAACATCACGCGCCTGCGGAAATCGCCCTCGATCGCACTGTCAGGCGGTGAGCGCCGCCGCGTCGAGATCGCGCGCGCGCTGGCGACGCGTCCGAACTACATGCTGCTCGACGAGCCCTTCGCAGGCATCGATCCGATCGCCGTCGGCGACATTCAGGATCTCGTCCGCCACCTCACCAATCGCGGCATCGGCGTGCTGATCACCGACCACAATGTGCGCGAGACGCTCGGCCTCACCGACCGTGCCTATATCGTCTATGCCGGGGAAATCTTGACCGAGGGCAGTCCGGATGAGATCGTCGCGGATCCGGACGTTCGCCGCCTTTACCTTGGCGAGGAATTCCGCCTCTAG
- the hpf gene encoding ribosome hibernation-promoting factor, HPF/YfiA family, translated as MTLRVSGKSVSVGEALRGRVSDRTEEVLRKYFDGNYSGHITLSKDGFGFRTDCALHLDSGITLEADSNAADAYASADQALVMIERRLKRYKSRLKDRSARKAHVASAALAAMDATSYVLEAPGEGEDEEEVTGYSPVIIAEATTSLKQLSVSEAVMELDLSGAPCLVFQHGSSGRVNIIYRRADGNVGWIDPPGAKTDQADGKSGG; from the coding sequence ATGACTCTTCGGGTTTCGGGCAAGAGCGTCAGCGTCGGCGAGGCCCTGCGCGGCCGCGTCTCCGACCGGACTGAAGAGGTCCTGCGCAAATATTTCGACGGCAATTATTCCGGCCACATCACGCTCAGCAAGGACGGCTTCGGCTTCCGCACCGACTGTGCCCTGCATCTCGATTCGGGGATCACGCTGGAGGCCGATTCGAACGCGGCGGACGCCTATGCCAGCGCCGACCAGGCCCTGGTGATGATCGAGAGGCGGCTCAAGCGCTACAAGAGCCGGCTCAAGGACCGCTCGGCCCGAAAGGCCCATGTCGCCTCCGCCGCGCTCGCCGCCATGGACGCGACGAGCTACGTGCTGGAAGCCCCAGGCGAGGGTGAGGACGAGGAGGAGGTCACCGGCTACAGCCCCGTGATCATCGCCGAGGCCACCACCTCCCTGAAGCAGCTGTCGGTCAGCGAGGCCGTCATGGAACTCGACCTCAGCGGGGCACCCTGCCTGGTATTCCAGCATGGTTCCAGCGGCCGGGTGAACATCATCTACCGCCGGGCCGACGGCAATGTGGGCTGGATCGATCCGCCCGGAGCCAAAACAGACCAGGCGGATGGCAAGTCGGGCGGTTAA
- a CDS encoding Hsp20 family protein — protein sequence MSRVPTLSSPFLLGFDEIERVLDRVVKGADGYPPYNIERCDRSDGQPERLRITLAVAGFTRDQLDVTIEENQLVIRGRQQDDKTRQYIHRGIAARHFQRTFVLAEGMLVLGADLKNGLLSVDLARPEPERIVKTIAINEHE from the coding sequence ATGTCTCGTGTTCCTACGTTATCCAGTCCGTTCCTTCTGGGCTTCGATGAGATCGAGCGCGTGCTCGATCGCGTCGTCAAAGGCGCCGACGGTTATCCGCCCTATAATATCGAGCGGTGCGACCGATCTGACGGCCAGCCCGAGCGGCTGCGGATCACGCTGGCGGTCGCCGGATTCACCCGCGATCAACTCGATGTTACCATTGAGGAAAACCAGCTCGTCATTCGCGGGCGTCAGCAGGACGACAAGACCCGGCAATACATCCATCGCGGCATCGCCGCGCGCCACTTCCAGCGCACCTTCGTGCTGGCGGAAGGGATGCTGGTGCTGGGTGCGGATCTGAAGAACGGGCTGCTGTCGGTCGATCTTGCCCGGCCTGAACCGGAGAGGATCGTTAAGACAATCGCTATCAATGAGCACGAATAA
- the ptsN gene encoding PTS IIA-like nitrogen regulatory protein PtsN: MPITDLVAPEAILPALKVNSKKQALQELAARAAELTGQNERSVFEVLLQREKLGTTAVGYGVAIPHGKLPKLEKIFGLFARLDRPIDFEAMDGQPVDLVFLLLAPEGAGADHLKALARIARLLRDQDIAKKLRASRDAQAIYSVLALPPATAA; encoded by the coding sequence ATGCCGATTACCGATCTGGTCGCGCCCGAGGCGATTCTCCCTGCATTAAAGGTCAACAGCAAGAAGCAGGCGCTCCAGGAGCTGGCGGCCAGGGCTGCCGAGCTGACCGGACAGAACGAGCGCTCGGTGTTCGAGGTGCTGCTGCAGCGTGAGAAGCTCGGCACCACCGCGGTCGGCTACGGCGTCGCCATTCCTCACGGCAAGCTGCCGAAGCTGGAAAAGATCTTCGGCCTGTTCGCGCGTCTCGATCGCCCGATCGATTTCGAGGCGATGGACGGCCAGCCGGTCGATCTCGTCTTCCTGCTGCTCGCCCCCGAAGGCGCCGGCGCCGACCACCTCAAGGCCCTCGCCCGCATCGCCCGCCTCTTGCGCGACCAGGACATCGCCAAGAAGCTCCGCGCCTCGCGCGACGCCCAGGCGATCTATTCGGTGCTGGCATTGCCTCCGGCGACCGCGGCGTAA
- a CDS encoding LptA/OstA family protein — translation MIFMMKPFPRGAGIGHVALVVSLVLLATGSARAQGSMQGVPNAMQGFSQNRDQPIQIEAASLEMRDKKKEATFSGNVKVIQGDTTMTSKTLVVFYESGGDKPAAPQPAAAPAKGAKTAPMQSAQPGPGGSSSIKRLEARGNVVVTQKDQVVTGETAVFDTKTNLITMLGGVVLTQCKNVLRGDRLMVDMTTGVSRVESDSGRVQALLPQGGGSDCGPGGPGKPAPAPPLQLPGAAKQK, via the coding sequence ATGATTTTCATGATGAAGCCTTTTCCGCGCGGCGCTGGTATCGGCCATGTCGCGCTCGTCGTCAGCCTCGTGCTGCTCGCAACGGGCTCGGCGCGCGCGCAAGGCTCCATGCAGGGCGTGCCCAATGCGATGCAGGGCTTTTCGCAGAACCGCGATCAGCCGATCCAGATCGAGGCCGCTTCGCTCGAGATGCGCGACAAGAAGAAGGAGGCGACCTTCTCCGGCAACGTGAAGGTCATCCAGGGCGACACCACCATGACCTCGAAGACGCTGGTGGTGTTCTACGAATCGGGCGGCGACAAGCCCGCCGCGCCGCAGCCCGCGGCCGCCCCGGCAAAGGGCGCGAAGACGGCTCCGATGCAATCGGCGCAGCCGGGCCCGGGCGGCAGCTCCTCGATCAAGCGGCTGGAGGCGCGCGGCAATGTCGTGGTCACCCAGAAGGACCAGGTGGTGACGGGCGAGACCGCCGTGTTCGACACCAAGACCAATCTCATCACCATGCTCGGCGGCGTGGTCCTGACGCAGTGCAAGAACGTGCTGCGCGGCGACCGGCTGATGGTCGACATGACGACAGGCGTGTCGCGGGTGGAATCCGACAGCGGCAGGGTGCAGGCGCTGCTGCCGCAGGGTGGCGGCAGCGATTGCGGGCCAGGTGGTCCGGGCAAGCCCGCCCCAGCTCCGCCTCTGCAACTGCCTGGCGCAGCCAAACAAAAGTAA
- the lptC gene encoding LPS export ABC transporter periplasmic protein LptC, which yields MNSAQFPTYDAALAAKFASAARHSRLVRILRVAVPVTVAASMAAIVAVSTFLNPFQIPVKLDAGNLVVTGTKITMESPHMSGFTPDQRPYELWAKTATQDITDPDHVDLADLRSKVLMEDKSTLLLDARNGRFDNKQQQLDLHKDIFLRTSSGYEARLNSAFVDMGKGTVSSDEHVDVKLTNGTLTADRLRITEGGDVIRFEGNVVMHLDKLDDPAAQPAPAEPAQPAKTRTPQNKSANSR from the coding sequence GTGAATTCGGCCCAGTTTCCAACCTACGACGCCGCGCTTGCGGCGAAGTTCGCCAGCGCGGCGCGCCACAGCCGCCTGGTCCGGATTCTGCGCGTTGCGGTGCCGGTGACGGTGGCCGCGTCCATGGCCGCGATTGTTGCCGTCTCGACCTTCCTCAATCCCTTCCAGATCCCCGTGAAGCTCGATGCGGGAAACCTCGTGGTGACAGGCACCAAGATCACGATGGAATCGCCGCACATGTCCGGCTTCACACCGGACCAGCGGCCCTACGAGCTCTGGGCCAAGACCGCGACACAGGACATCACCGATCCCGACCATGTCGATCTCGCCGACCTGCGCTCGAAGGTGCTGATGGAAGACAAATCCACCCTGCTGCTCGACGCCCGCAATGGCCGCTTCGACAACAAGCAGCAGCAGCTCGACCTGCACAAGGACATCTTCCTGCGCACCTCGTCCGGCTACGAGGCGCGGCTGAACTCGGCCTTCGTCGACATGGGCAAGGGCACGGTCTCGTCGGATGAACATGTCGACGTCAAGCTGACCAACGGCACGCTGACCGCCGATCGGCTGCGCATCACGGAAGGCGGCGATGTCATTCGTTTCGAAGGCAATGTGGTGATGCATCTGGACAAGCTGGACGACCCCGCTGCTCAGCCTGCACCGGCCGAGCCCGCACAGCCGGCGAAGACACGCACGCCACAGAACAAGTCTGCCAATTCAAGATGA
- a CDS encoding sn-glycerol-3-phosphate import ATP-binding protein UgpC: MANVTLHNVRKTYPGGFEAIKGVNVDVADGQFCVLVGPSGCGKSTLLRMVAGLETVTGGEIDIGGRIVNQIEPADRDIAMVFQNYALYPHMSVFNNMAYGLRNRGMKEAEVKTRVDEAARVLELTSMLDRKPRQLSGGQRQRVAMGRAIVRQPKVFLFDEPLSNLDAKLRIAMRVEIRKLQRRLNTTSIYVTHDQLEAMTLADILVVMNGGQVEQVGNPLAIYEKPATTFVASFIGAPPMNLMSIRSDEIKSQLGGSAAEAGILGIRPEDFVITDQTPAGGVTLPLTIEAIERVGAETFIYGSRAQDEQRIAATPGELPPGEVIVRVPGTEAPAIGAKIRVAAVRAKLHLFSGDGRTRIEA, from the coding sequence ATGGCTAACGTCACCCTGCACAACGTCCGCAAGACCTATCCCGGCGGCTTCGAGGCCATCAAGGGCGTCAACGTCGATGTGGCCGACGGCCAGTTCTGCGTGCTGGTCGGCCCTTCCGGCTGCGGCAAGTCGACACTGCTGCGCATGGTCGCGGGGCTCGAGACCGTCACCGGCGGCGAGATCGATATCGGCGGACGAATCGTCAACCAGATCGAGCCCGCCGATCGCGACATCGCGATGGTGTTCCAGAACTACGCGCTCTACCCGCATATGAGCGTCTTCAACAACATGGCCTACGGCCTGCGTAACCGCGGCATGAAGGAGGCCGAGGTTAAGACCCGCGTCGACGAGGCCGCGCGCGTGCTCGAGCTCACCTCGATGCTGGATCGCAAGCCGCGCCAGCTCTCCGGCGGCCAGCGCCAGCGCGTCGCCATGGGCCGCGCCATCGTGCGTCAGCCAAAGGTGTTCCTGTTCGACGAGCCGCTCTCCAATCTCGACGCAAAACTGCGCATCGCGATGCGCGTCGAGATCCGCAAATTGCAGCGCCGGCTGAACACGACGTCGATCTACGTCACCCACGACCAATTGGAAGCGATGACGCTCGCCGACATTCTCGTCGTGATGAACGGCGGCCAGGTCGAGCAGGTCGGCAATCCGCTGGCGATCTACGAGAAGCCGGCGACCACTTTCGTCGCCTCCTTCATCGGGGCGCCGCCGATGAACCTGATGTCGATACGCTCCGACGAGATCAAGTCGCAGCTCGGCGGCAGCGCAGCTGAGGCCGGCATCCTCGGCATCCGGCCGGAAGATTTCGTCATCACCGACCAGACGCCCGCCGGCGGCGTCACGCTTCCGCTCACGATCGAAGCCATCGAGCGCGTCGGCGCCGAAACCTTCATCTACGGCTCGCGAGCCCAGGACGAGCAGCGAATCGCCGCCACACCGGGCGAGCTGCCGCCCGGCGAGGTCATCGTCCGCGTTCCCGGAACCGAGGCCCCCGCCATCGGCGCGAAAATCCGCGTCGCAGCGGTACGGGCGAAGCTGCATCTGTTCAGCGGCGACGGGCGGACGCGAATCGAGGCCTGA
- the rpoN gene encoding RNA polymerase factor sigma-54 has protein sequence MALTQRLEFRQSQSLVMTPQLMQAIKLLQLSNLDLTTFVEEELERNPLLERANDEPPAGEAPAEAGQYGDHDDFGGGGSDEPGGGPGEAFEPGQEEWMSKDLGTRAEIEQTLDTGLDNVFSEEPAEAAARTAQDAAPTTYTEWGGGASGDEDYNLEAFVAAETTLGDHLAEQLAVAFAGPAQRMIGQYLIDLVDEAGYLPPDLGQAAERLGASQQAVDDVLAVLQKFDPPGVCARNLSECLAIQLRELDRYDPAMQALVEHLDLLAKRDIAGLRKICGVDDEDIADMIGEIRRLNPKPGMKFGTARLQTMVPDVYVRPGPDGGWHVELNSDTLPRVLVNQTYYSELSKKIGKDGDKSYFTDALQNATWLVRALDQRARTILKVATEIVRQQDGFFTHGVAHLRPLNLKAVADAIQMHESTVSRVTANKYMATNRGTFELKYFFTASIASADGGEAHSAEAVRHHIKQLIDSEAPAAILSDDTIVERLRASGIDIARRTVAKYREAMRIPSSVQRRRDKQSALGNVISTAMSDRSRNTEPA, from the coding sequence ATGGCGCTCACGCAGAGATTAGAGTTCCGACAATCGCAGTCGCTGGTCATGACGCCGCAGCTGATGCAGGCGATCAAGCTGCTGCAGCTGTCCAATCTCGATCTCACGACCTTCGTGGAAGAGGAACTCGAGCGAAACCCGCTGCTGGAACGGGCCAACGACGAGCCCCCTGCGGGTGAAGCGCCGGCCGAGGCCGGCCAGTACGGGGATCACGACGATTTCGGCGGCGGTGGCAGCGACGAGCCGGGCGGCGGTCCGGGCGAGGCGTTCGAGCCGGGCCAGGAAGAATGGATGAGCAAGGATCTCGGCACCCGCGCCGAGATCGAGCAGACCCTGGACACGGGCCTGGACAACGTTTTCTCCGAGGAGCCGGCCGAGGCCGCAGCTCGCACCGCGCAGGACGCCGCGCCGACCACCTATACGGAATGGGGCGGCGGTGCTTCCGGTGACGAAGACTACAATCTTGAAGCTTTTGTCGCAGCCGAGACAACGCTTGGCGACCATCTCGCCGAGCAGCTCGCGGTGGCCTTTGCCGGGCCGGCGCAGCGGATGATCGGCCAGTACCTGATCGACCTCGTCGACGAGGCCGGCTACCTGCCGCCCGATCTCGGCCAGGCCGCGGAGCGCCTTGGTGCATCGCAGCAGGCCGTCGACGACGTCCTCGCGGTGCTGCAGAAATTCGATCCTCCCGGCGTCTGCGCACGCAATTTGAGTGAATGCCTGGCGATCCAGCTTCGCGAGCTCGACCGTTACGACCCCGCGATGCAGGCCCTCGTCGAGCATCTCGATCTGCTTGCCAAGCGTGACATCGCCGGCCTGCGCAAGATCTGCGGCGTCGACGACGAGGACATCGCCGACATGATCGGCGAGATCCGCCGCCTCAATCCCAAGCCCGGCATGAAGTTCGGCACGGCGCGGCTCCAGACCATGGTGCCCGACGTCTACGTCCGCCCGGGTCCCGACGGCGGCTGGCATGTCGAGCTCAACAGCGACACCTTGCCGCGCGTGCTGGTCAACCAGACCTACTATTCCGAGCTGTCGAAGAAGATCGGCAAGGACGGCGACAAATCCTATTTCACCGACGCGCTGCAGAACGCGACCTGGCTGGTGCGCGCGCTCGACCAGCGCGCCCGCACCATCCTGAAAGTTGCAACCGAGATCGTGCGCCAGCAGGACGGCTTCTTCACGCACGGCGTGGCGCACCTGCGGCCACTGAATCTGAAGGCCGTCGCCGACGCCATCCAGATGCACGAATCCACGGTGTCGCGCGTCACCGCCAACAAATACATGGCGACAAATCGCGGCACATTCGAGTTGAAATATTTCTTCACGGCGTCGATCGCCTCGGCCGACGGCGGCGAGGCGCATTCGGCCGAAGCCGTGCGTCACCACATCAAGCAACTGATCGATTCGGAAGCGCCGGCCGCGATCCTGTCGGATGACACCATCGTGGAACGGTTGCGGGCCTCGGGCATTGATATTGCCCGCCGCACGGTCGCGAAGTACCGCGAAGCCATGCGCATTCCGTCCTCGGTGCAACGCCGCCGCGACAAGCAGAGCGCTCTTGGTAACGTCATCTCCACCGCAATGTCCGATCGCTCCCGCAACACCGAGCCGGCCTGA
- the ugpA gene encoding sn-glycerol-3-phosphate ABC transporter permease UgpA: protein MQKQAIFQSKLLPYALVAPQLAIVLIFFYWPALQAVIQSFLLQDAFGLSTTFVWFENYIDLFKDPAYFEAIVRTFLFSFAIAVSSLSFALLLAVMADKPLRGSMLYRTLLIWPYAVAPPVVGVLWIFMLHPSLGVLSRYLRAMGIDWNPLLDGDQAAALIILAAAWKQISYNFLFFLAGLQAIPKSVFEAAAIDGARPMRRFWTVTFPLLSPTIFFLLVVNIVYAFFDTFGIIDTMTRGGPGTSTVTLVYKVYSDGLLGGNLGSSAAQSVILMVMVIVLTGIQFRFVERKVTY, encoded by the coding sequence ATGCAAAAGCAAGCCATTTTCCAATCCAAGCTATTGCCCTACGCGCTGGTTGCGCCGCAGCTCGCGATCGTCCTGATTTTCTTTTATTGGCCGGCCCTGCAGGCGGTGATCCAGTCCTTCCTGCTGCAGGATGCCTTTGGCCTATCGACCACCTTCGTCTGGTTCGAGAACTATATCGATCTCTTCAAGGACCCAGCTTATTTCGAGGCGATCGTCCGGACCTTCCTGTTCTCGTTCGCCATCGCCGTCTCATCGCTGTCCTTTGCGCTGCTGCTCGCCGTCATGGCGGACAAGCCCCTGCGCGGCTCGATGCTCTACCGCACGCTCTTGATCTGGCCCTATGCGGTCGCGCCGCCCGTGGTCGGCGTTCTCTGGATCTTCATGCTGCATCCCTCGCTCGGCGTGCTCTCGCGCTATCTGCGCGCAATGGGCATCGACTGGAATCCGCTGCTCGACGGCGACCAGGCCGCGGCACTGATCATCCTCGCTGCCGCCTGGAAGCAGATCTCCTATAATTTCCTGTTCTTCCTCGCCGGCCTGCAAGCGATCCCGAAGAGCGTGTTCGAGGCCGCCGCGATCGACGGCGCCCGGCCGATGCGGCGGTTCTGGACCGTGACCTTCCCGCTTCTGTCGCCGACGATCTTCTTCCTGCTGGTCGTCAACATCGTCTACGCCTTCTTCGACACCTTCGGCATCATCGACACCATGACGCGCGGCGGTCCCGGCACATCGACGGTGACGCTGGTCTACAAGGTCTATTCCGACGGCCTCCTCGGCGGCAATCTCGGCAGCTCGGCGGCGCAGTCGGTGATCCTGATGGTGATGGTCATCGTGCTGACGGGAATCCAGTTCCGCTTCGTCGAACGCAAGGTCACCTACTGA
- a CDS encoding DUF1150 family protein — protein sequence MSEGHVAFEYEAKNVSPETLATLGEGHIAYVKQIRSEDVPGLFPEAPKIAPGLKLFALHAADGTPIMLTDSREAAVANAWSNELQAVSVH from the coding sequence ATGAGTGAAGGTCACGTTGCGTTCGAATACGAAGCCAAGAATGTCTCTCCGGAGACGCTGGCAACTCTCGGCGAAGGCCATATCGCCTATGTGAAGCAGATCCGCTCGGAAGACGTGCCGGGCCTGTTTCCCGAAGCGCCGAAAATCGCGCCGGGCCTCAAGCTCTTCGCGCTCCACGCCGCCGACGGCACGCCGATCATGCTGACCGACAGCCGCGAAGCCGCGGTCGCCAACGCCTGGAGCAACGAGCTGCAAGCGGTGAGCGTGCACTGA